A window of the Verrucomicrobiia bacterium genome harbors these coding sequences:
- a CDS encoding SMP-30/gluconolactonase/LRE family protein has product MNFTEGPQWFSGLGGGYLIFSDIPANHLKKWTEKEGVTIYRDNSQNANGNTIDRQGRLISAEHAGRRVSVTEKNGTVKTIVDSYNGKKLNSPNDPVVKSDGSIWFTDPDYGLTNKGDKQQPGNYVYRYDPKKKTLTAVITDFDKPNGICFSPNEKKLYVADSGAPKHIRVFDVNKDGTVSNGKVFCKIDKGVPDGIRCDSKGRIWSSAGDGVHIFEPDGTLIGKILTPEGPANVGFGGSGMKTLFITAKKSLYAIDVKARGLR; this is encoded by the coding sequence ATGAATTTCACCGAAGGTCCGCAATGGTTCAGTGGATTGGGCGGTGGTTATCTTATTTTCAGCGACATCCCGGCCAACCATTTGAAGAAATGGACGGAGAAGGAAGGTGTCACCATCTATCGCGATAACAGCCAGAATGCGAATGGTAACACCATCGATCGCCAAGGCCGCCTCATCAGCGCTGAACACGCCGGACGCCGCGTATCAGTGACGGAAAAGAACGGCACGGTCAAAACGATCGTAGATTCTTATAACGGCAAGAAACTGAACTCGCCGAACGATCCGGTAGTGAAATCGGATGGCTCCATCTGGTTCACTGATCCGGATTATGGTCTGACAAACAAGGGCGACAAACAGCAACCGGGCAATTACGTCTATCGCTACGACCCGAAGAAGAAAACGCTCACAGCGGTCATCACGGACTTCGATAAGCCCAACGGCATCTGCTTCTCACCGAATGAAAAGAAGCTCTACGTGGCAGATTCCGGCGCACCAAAACACATCCGTGTGTTCGATGTGAACAAGGACGGCACGGTCTCCAATGGCAAAGTCTTCTGCAAGATCGACAAGGGCGTGCCCGATGGCATCCGCTGTGACAGCAAAGGTCGCATCTGGTCCAGCGCTGGCGATGGCGTGCATATCTTCGAGCCGGATGGCACACTCATTGGCAAGATTCTGACACCGGAAGGCCCGGCAAATGTCGGCTTCGGCGGTTCCGGAATGAAGACGCTTTTCATCACGGCTAAGAAATCGCTCTATGCGATCGATGTGAAAGCGCGCGGGCTGAGGTAA
- the ptsP gene encoding phosphoenolpyruvate--protein phosphotransferase produces MPDRAIKGERTFRGIPVSAGVVRGKVLVITTSRDTVPRRSISEANIPDELQRLEQALILTRQEIMGVQQKVADNLGATDANIFDAHLLVLEDPTLLDETTRMMREQLVSVDFAYQQVAEKYAASLESIEDDYLRERAADLRDVKTRVLNNLIGRAPEDLLGHLNEPCIIIAHDLTPSTTAQLNKKFVIGFATEIGSKTSHTAIMARSLQIPAIVGLPEITNDLINGEYVLLDGYNGVVVLNPTEQTLFEYGQLVRKQLSLQDELIELRDKPAITLDGRKVILSANLETPEDVDNVKLSGAEGVGLYRTEYLFINRDALPSEEDQYAAYHKVATALKGQPVVIRTLDLGGDKFLSSLQIPTEMNPFLGWRAIRFCLQELDVFRVQLRAILRASAVGNVKIMYPMISGVEELRQANALLEECKDQLRAEGKAFDDKLEIGAMIEIPSAALAADSLAKRVQFFSLGTNDLIQYSLAVDRMNEKIAHLYEPSHPAILRLIQMTVEAAHRKGLWVGVCGEMAGDPALVPLLLGLGVDELSAAAPLVPQIKKLIRQIKQSEAEELVRKAFECDSGAEIHALSLQLARKVAPTLFSATK; encoded by the coding sequence GTGCCTGATCGTGCCATCAAGGGAGAACGTACGTTCCGGGGGATTCCGGTTTCTGCCGGAGTCGTCCGCGGAAAAGTTCTCGTCATCACGACCAGTCGTGACACGGTCCCGCGTCGCTCCATTTCTGAGGCCAATATCCCGGATGAATTGCAGCGTCTGGAACAGGCGCTCATCCTGACCCGTCAGGAAATCATGGGTGTGCAGCAGAAGGTGGCGGATAATCTCGGGGCCACGGATGCCAATATCTTCGATGCACATCTGCTTGTCCTCGAGGACCCTACCTTGCTGGATGAGACCACGCGCATGATGCGTGAACAGCTCGTGAGTGTGGACTTCGCCTACCAGCAAGTCGCCGAAAAATACGCCGCATCCTTGGAGAGCATTGAGGATGATTATCTCCGTGAGCGGGCTGCCGACCTGCGCGATGTCAAAACGCGCGTGCTGAACAATCTCATCGGTCGCGCACCGGAAGACCTGCTCGGTCATCTGAACGAGCCGTGCATCATCATCGCGCATGACCTGACGCCCTCGACTACGGCGCAGCTTAATAAGAAATTTGTCATCGGTTTCGCCACGGAGATCGGCAGCAAGACCTCGCACACGGCCATCATGGCGCGGTCACTCCAGATACCCGCCATCGTCGGTCTGCCTGAGATCACGAACGATCTCATCAACGGTGAATACGTTTTGCTAGATGGCTACAACGGCGTCGTTGTCCTGAATCCCACGGAGCAGACGCTGTTCGAATACGGCCAGCTCGTCCGCAAGCAGTTGTCCCTGCAGGACGAACTCATCGAGCTGCGTGATAAACCGGCCATCACCCTGGATGGTCGCAAGGTCATCCTTTCCGCGAACTTGGAAACACCCGAGGACGTGGATAATGTGAAGCTCAGCGGTGCCGAAGGCGTGGGGCTTTACCGCACGGAATACCTTTTCATCAATCGCGATGCGCTGCCTTCGGAAGAGGACCAGTATGCTGCTTATCATAAAGTGGCGACGGCTTTGAAGGGCCAGCCAGTGGTCATCCGTACCTTGGATTTGGGCGGAGATAAGTTCCTCTCAAGCCTGCAAATCCCCACGGAGATGAATCCTTTCCTCGGATGGCGTGCCATCCGTTTCTGCCTGCAAGAGCTTGATGTGTTCCGTGTGCAGCTCCGCGCCATCTTGCGCGCCAGTGCTGTGGGCAATGTGAAGATCATGTACCCCATGATCTCGGGTGTGGAAGAGCTCAGACAGGCGAATGCGCTGCTGGAAGAATGCAAGGATCAGTTGCGCGCTGAAGGCAAGGCATTCGATGACAAGCTCGAGATCGGTGCGATGATCGAGATTCCGTCAGCAGCACTCGCAGCGGATTCATTGGCGAAGCGCGTCCAGTTCTTCAGCTTGGGCACGAACGATCTCATCCAGTATTCCCTCGCGGTGGACCGGATGAACGAGAAGATCGCGCATCTCTACGAGCCCTCGCATCCCGCCATCCTGCGCCTTATCCAGATGACTGTGGAAGCGGCGCATCGCAAAGGGCTGTGGGTGGGCGTCTGCGGAGAGATGGCCGGTGATCCCGCGCTCGTGCCGCTGCTGCTGGGCTTGGGTGTCGATGAATTGAGTGCGGCTGCGCCCTTGGTGCCGCAGATCAAGAAGCTCATCCGCCAGATCAAACAGAGCGAAGCCGAAGAATTGGTGAGGAAAGCTTTCGAGTGTGATTCCGGTGCGGAAATCCACGCTCTCTCTCTGCAACTTGCACGAAAAGTTGCACCAACGCTTTTTAGTGCTACAAAGTAA
- a CDS encoding nucleotidyltransferase family protein — MKVLILAAGYATRLYPLTLTQPKPLLPVAGKPMIDYVMDNLAAIPEVDHVYVVTNAKFAGHFQKWADSYVSNSKFKFTIVNDGSTDDSNKLGAIGDLHLVLTKEKINDDLIVVAGDNLFSEKLGEFGKYCVEKKAPVLGLYDVGSLDQAKKYGVVSVDNDGKLAKFVEKPAQPESTLIGIALYYYPKATLPLVDKYIKDGNNPDQPGRLVQWLYPQQPVYTWTVPGIWYDIGSKETLEEANRIFAKK; from the coding sequence ATGAAAGTGCTGATCCTTGCGGCTGGTTATGCCACCCGCCTTTACCCGTTGACTCTGACTCAACCGAAACCGCTGCTGCCAGTGGCTGGCAAGCCCATGATCGATTACGTGATGGATAACCTCGCGGCCATCCCCGAGGTCGATCACGTGTATGTCGTAACGAACGCCAAGTTCGCCGGGCATTTCCAGAAATGGGCGGACAGCTATGTGTCCAACTCCAAGTTCAAGTTCACCATCGTGAACGATGGCTCCACGGATGACTCCAACAAGCTCGGCGCCATCGGTGACCTGCACCTCGTGCTGACGAAGGAGAAGATCAATGACGATCTGATCGTCGTGGCCGGCGATAATCTTTTCAGCGAGAAGCTCGGCGAGTTCGGCAAGTATTGCGTGGAGAAGAAAGCTCCGGTGCTTGGCCTCTACGACGTCGGCAGCTTGGATCAGGCGAAGAAGTATGGTGTCGTGAGCGTGGACAATGACGGCAAGCTCGCCAAGTTCGTCGAGAAGCCCGCGCAGCCGGAGAGCACGCTCATCGGCATCGCGCTCTACTACTATCCGAAAGCTACGTTGCCGCTGGTGGATAAATACATCAAAGACGGTAACAACCCCGACCAGCCGGGCCGCCTCGTGCAATGGCTCTACCCGCAGCAACCAGTCTACACATGGACGGTGCCGGGCATCTGGTACGACATCGGTTCCAAGGAAACGCTGGAAGAAGCGAACCGGATTTTTGCGAAGAAGTAA
- the lysA gene encoding diaminopimelate decarboxylase has product MHDFRYVGKKLYCEGVPVDKLAQEHGTPLYVYSQNTITDHFNKLDAALDPLDHLICFAVKSNSNIAVIRALANEGSGFDIVSAGELQRVIAAGGEPGKCVFAGVGKTEAEIEFALKKGIYSFNVESEAELIRINKVAGRVKKIAPIAVRVNPNVDAGTHAKITTGTYENKFGIAIEEIEGVYKRASKLKNLWLRGIQIHIGSQLTEVKPFKLAVEKMVPLVAKLAKKHNFEFFSIGGGLGIIYNPALASASEEWWQQPKAKKILTPASYAATLKPLLEPLGLRILMEPGRFLVGNAGILVTQVEYVKRTGKKNFVIVDAAMNDLIRPAFYDSYHEIVPLEQKGGALISSDIVGPICESGDYFAKDRPLPKVGEGDKLALLSAGAYGFVMASNYNTRPMTAEILVNGKESAVVRKRQEVKDILADESVPKWLK; this is encoded by the coding sequence ATGCATGACTTTCGTTACGTCGGTAAGAAGCTGTATTGCGAAGGTGTTCCGGTCGACAAGCTCGCCCAGGAACACGGTACGCCGCTTTACGTCTATTCCCAAAACACCATCACAGACCATTTCAACAAGCTCGATGCCGCGCTCGATCCGCTCGATCACCTGATCTGTTTCGCGGTCAAATCGAACTCCAATATCGCCGTCATCCGCGCGCTCGCCAATGAAGGCAGCGGTTTCGATATCGTCAGTGCCGGTGAGTTGCAACGCGTCATCGCCGCCGGCGGCGAGCCGGGCAAATGCGTCTTCGCCGGTGTCGGCAAGACGGAAGCTGAAATTGAGTTCGCCCTGAAAAAAGGCATCTACTCCTTCAACGTCGAGAGCGAGGCGGAACTCATCCGCATCAACAAGGTGGCCGGTCGCGTGAAGAAGATCGCGCCCATCGCCGTGCGCGTGAATCCGAACGTGGATGCTGGCACGCATGCCAAGATCACCACGGGCACGTACGAAAACAAATTCGGCATCGCCATCGAAGAGATTGAAGGCGTTTATAAACGCGCCAGCAAATTGAAGAACCTCTGGCTGCGCGGCATCCAGATCCACATCGGCTCGCAGCTCACGGAAGTAAAGCCGTTCAAGCTCGCCGTCGAGAAGATGGTGCCGCTCGTCGCGAAGCTCGCGAAGAAACACAATTTCGAGTTCTTCAGCATCGGGGGCGGTCTGGGCATCATCTACAATCCTGCTCTCGCCAGTGCTTCGGAAGAATGGTGGCAGCAGCCCAAGGCGAAAAAGATTCTTACGCCCGCCAGTTACGCCGCCACGCTCAAGCCATTGCTCGAGCCGCTGGGCTTGCGCATCCTCATGGAACCGGGCCGCTTCCTCGTGGGCAACGCCGGCATCCTCGTGACGCAGGTGGAATATGTGAAGCGCACGGGCAAAAAGAACTTCGTCATCGTGGACGCCGCGATGAACGATCTCATCCGCCCTGCTTTCTATGACAGCTATCATGAGATCGTTCCACTGGAGCAAAAAGGCGGTGCGCTCATCTCCTCTGACATCGTGGGACCGATCTGCGAGTCCGGCGATTACTTCGCCAAGGATCGCCCGCTGCCAAAGGTCGGTGAAGGCGACAAGCTCGCCCTGCTCTCGGCCGGTGCGTATGGCTTCGTGATGGCCTCGAACTACAACACGCGACCGATGACTGCGGAAATACTCGTGAATGGCAAGGAAAGCGCCGTCGTGCGCAAACGCCAGGAAGTGAAAGACATTCTGGCGGATGAATCCGTGCCGAAGTGGTTGAAGTAA